GGAGAAGTGAGCTCGGCATTGGACCCCGAGCACATGTGAAAGGTGAgacctttttttaaatatttttttaaaacttttgcaCCCTGTCACCCAAACACTTCAACATGGGTTCCTGGTCTTGGACAACCTCTGTATTGGCATGCTCTAACACAGGCGAAAAAGACAGTCCAAAGAAAGTAATGAAACCTTCAGGTAGAGGTCTAGCCCTGGATGCCACCATCTTCATGGAGTGGAAgaggtcacttttgggtggtgCTGTGATCACATCCATACGTGTTAATGTCAGAGGACAACCAGAGAATGTCTTTCAGTTATTTAGTGCCCGAGCCGGACGCAACTGAAGACCGTTTGGCTGTCCGGCATCTGAGTCAGATAGCCTCATTCCTCTGTACTGTGGTATATAAATATGTGACTCCTCCGACACCGTCTTCAGAGATGCCTGAGGAAGAGGCCCAAGGAGCCTCGAAAGCTTGCAATCCTGCCGCAGCGTGCAGCGGTATTTCCccggccgcctcttggcatgtttgatCTCcgtcctgtccccattatagtacaTGGGGCCGGGGTGGACTTGTGGCAGCACACGTGTGCGAGCGGTAGTATGGATCCGGCAGGCCGTTCCCCTGCTGGAAAAGCTTAACGCCAGGGTGAAACTGGCCTTACAGATCCGTCTGGAAGACGTCCAGGATCTGCTCGTGACCGCTCGTGTTTCTCAATCGTTGTTCCTGACCCCTTTATAATTCTTTTTAAcaaactttcacactcgcgtttggtgcggatccgtcatggatctgcacagacggatccattcagataatacaaacgtctgcatctgaTCACaattgatccgtttgtattatctttaacatagccaagacaccattgaatgtcaatggaggacggatacgctttctattgtgccagattgcgtcatagaaaacggatccgtccccactgacttacattgtgtgtcaggacggatccgtccccactgacttacattgtgtgtcaggacggatccgtccccactgacttacattgtgtgtcatagaaaacggatccgtccccactgacttacattgtgtgtcatagaaaacggatccgtccccactgacttacattgtgtgtcagaacggatccgtccccactgacttacattgtgtgtcagaacggatccgtccccactgacttacattgtgtgtcagaacggatccgtccccactgacttacattgtgtgtcagaacggatccgtccccactgacttacattgtgtgtcagaacggatccgtccccactgacttacattgtgtgtcaggacggatccgtccccactgacttacattgtgtgtcaggacggatccgtccccactgacttacattgtgtgtcagaacggatccgtccccactgacttacattgtgtgtcagaacggatccgtccccactgacttacattgtgtgtcaggacggatccgtccccactgacttacattgtgtgtcaggacggatccgtccccactgacttacattgtgtgtcagaacggatccgtccccactgacttacattgtgtgtcaggacggatccgtccccactgacttacattgtgtgtcagaacggatccgtccccactgacttacattgtgtgtcagaacggatccgtccccactgacttacattgtgtgtcaggacggatccgtccccactgacttacattgtgtgtcagaacggatccgtccccactgacttacattgtgtgtcagaacggatccgtccccactgacttacattgtgtgtcaggacggatccgtccccactgacttacattgtgtgtcaggacggatccgtccccactgacttacattgtgtgtcagaacggatccgtccccactgacttacattgtgtgtcaggacggatccgtccccactgacttacattgtgtgtcaggacggatccgtccccactgacttacattgtgtgtcaggacggatccgtccccactgacttacattgtgtgtcaggacggatccgtccccactgacttacattgtgtgtcagaacggatccgtccccactgacttacattgtgtgtcaggacggatccgtccccactgacttacattgtgtgtcaggacggatccgtccccactgacttacattgtgtgtcaggacggatccgtccccactgacttacattgtgtgtcaggacggatccgtccccactgacttacattgtgtgtcaggacggatccgtccccactgacttacattgtgtgtcagaacggatccgtccccactgacttacattgtgtgtcagtacggatacgtttggctcagtttcgtcagacggacaccaaaacgcggcaagcggcctccagagcggaatggagacggaactgatgcattctgagcggatccttctccATACAGAATGCAAACTGAGCcccgaacggatctcacaaatggaaagtgaAAACGGGAAATAACAAAATATTGTGTAAATCTGAAATTATTTGTtgcctttattaaccccttattcacCACAGCAAATCAACAAAGACCCAATTATAAACACATGGTACATTATCAGTCCCTAATGTGTATAATTGAACTTGAGggttagtattatagtagttatattactgtacataggagcagtattatagtagttatattcctgtacataggagcagtattatagtagttatattcctgtacataggagcagtattatagtagttatattcttgtacataggagcagtattatagtagttatattcctgtacataggagcagtattatagtagttatattcttgtacataggagcagtattatagtagttatattcttgtacataagagcagtattatagtagttatattcttgtacgtaggagcagtattatagtagttatattcttgtacataggagcagtattatagtagttatattcttgtacataggggcagtattatagtagttatattcttgtacataggagcagtattatagtagttatattcttaaccatatttctttttattgaggtAAAAAGCAAGGCCAAATGCCCACACATGACATCAATGCAATGACATTTAAGAGTCAAAATAGTCATCCAGTGCACATACCATGTGTAAACAATACAAGCGATTGTCAACATCATCAGAGAtacacatcaaaaggaaaagaaGGATATGGGGGGTAACAGTCGGGGGGGTAGGGGTGGAAAACCAGGAAAGGGAGGATTCCTGCTCTATCATGTAAAGTTCCTATGTAACTTCCACGGGGACCATAGCTTTAGGAAGCAGTGGCGTGAGTTTGTCTCCCAGTGCGCCAGTTCCTCAAAGCGGTAGATTTGATCTACCTTGTCCGTCCACATAATGAGAGAGGGAGgtgatatagtagttatattcttgtacataggagcagtattatagtagttatattcttgtacataggggcagtattatagtagttatattcttgtacataggggcagtattatagtagttatattcttgtacataggagcagtattatagtagttatattcttgtacataggaggcagtattatagtagtaatattcttgtacatagggggcagtattatagtagttatattcttttacataggagcagtattatagtagttatattcttgtatatagggggcagtattatagtagtaatattcctgtacatagggggcagtattatagcagttatattcctgtacataggagcagtattatagtagttatattcttgtacataggaggcagtattatagtagttatattcttgtacataggagcagtattatagtagttatattcttgtacataggagcagtattatagtagttatattcttgtacataggagcagtattatagtagttatattcttgtacataggagcagtattatagtagttatattcttgtatataggaggcagtattatagtagttatattcttgtacataggggcagtattatagtagttatattcttgtacataggaagcagtattatagtagttatattcttgtacataggagcagtattatagtagttatagtcttgtacataggagcagtattattgtagttatattcttgtacataggaggcagtattatagtagttatattcctgtacataggagcagtattatagtagttatattcctgtacataggagcagtattatagtagttatattcctgtacataggagcagtattatagtagttatattcctgtacataggaggcagtattatagtagttatattcctgtacataggaggcagtattatagtagttatattcttgtacataggagcagtattatagtagttatattcctgtacataggagcagtattatagtagttatattcctgtacataggagcagtattatagtagttatattcttgtacataggaggcagtattatagtagttatattcttgtacataggaggcagtattatagaagttatcttcttgtacataggagcagtattatagtagttatattcctgtacataggagcagtattatagtagttatattcttgtacataggagcagttttttagtagttatattcttgtacataggaggcagtattatagtagttatattcctgtacacaggaggcagtattatagtagttatattcctgtacataggagcagtattatagtagttatattcttgtacataggaggcagtattatagtagtcatattcttgtacataggagcagtattatagtagttatattcttgtacataggagcagtattatagtagttatattcttgtacataggagcagtattatagtagttatattcttgtacataggagcagtattatagtagttatattcttgtatataggagcagtattatagtagttatattcttgtacataggggcagtattatagtagttatattcttgtacataggaagcagtattatagtagttatattcttgtacataggagcagtattatagtagttatagtcttgtacataggagcagtattatagtagttatattcttgtacataggaggcagtattatagtagttatattcctgtacataggagcagtattatagcagttatattcctgtacataggaggcagtattatagtagttatattcttgtacataggagcagtattatagtagttatattcttgtacataggagcagtattatagtagttatattcttgtacataggaggcagtattatagtagttatattcttgtacataggaggcagtattatagtagttatattcctgcacataggagcagtattatagtagttatattcctgtacataggagcagtattatagtagttatattcctgtacataggagcagtattatagtagttatattcctgtacataggaggcagtattatagtagttatattcctgtacataggagcagtattatagtagttatattcttgtacataggaggcagtattatagtagttatattcctgcacataggagcagtattatagtagttatattcctgtacataggagcagtattatagtagttatattcctgtacataggagcagtattatagtagttatattcctgtacataggagcagtattatagtagttatattcctgtacataggaggcagtattatagtagttatattcctgtacataggagcagtattatagtagttatattcttgtacataggaggcagtattatagtagttatattcctgcacataggagcagtattatagtagttttatgctgctgtgaccacatatggaggtgactgctccacatattcacagctcttacagtaaataattCCTGTATAAACTCACCTCCTGTTTCtactgtgaccatgtcctgaggagtctattccacagattcacagttcttacagtaaagaatctttGACACTtccagagactgaactttttcttctccagtcggaggcagtgcccccttgtttttTGCGGGCATTATTCATGatacagtttttcaccatatttttagtcgctctcctctgtactctctccagctgcagggcatcctttctatgcaCTGgtacccagaactgaactgcatattccagatgaggcctcaCCAAATCTTTGTAAAGTGGTTGATGTCACGACTGTGGCAGAAGCAGCAAATTATTTCATTCATGAATCTACTACCAGTGTGGCTTGGTATATGAGCCGTACACCTGTATCCATGTGTCCAAAAATGTTTCACTTTCTGACTTATTATAAAATCATTccagaaatcttttttttttacaaatgtctGATGCTTCTTTTGACTAAcaatgatttttacctttatacTACTTCATGTTCTCTAGAATAGAATATATTTTGAGGAAGACTTTGCCAGTGATGTTACTAATTCATTTTTGATGATAATTATCTTTTTATGTAATCAGGTCTGTGATGACTGCTGCAATAAGGATGAGCCATTGGATGAGAAGAGCCATCGTCCTCTTTGGCTTCGTCATGATGGTGACCTCTCAGGTAGGTTCTTCAGTGTTAGACTCTacggagtaaaaaataaaaaaataaaaattatggtgCTCATCATATTTGTTCCATCATATGTGACTTTTTCTGCTCCTCTATTTCAAGAGAAAAAGCGGCTCGGCTTAGCAGGAGAGGCGTAGGAGGGGGTCTCCGATTTACTATAACTTGCGTCATAAACTAGCTCTACGTTAGCTACTGACCTGAGTAGACTTGAGTTTGTCTCTTAAAAAATTCGGCACATTTTACTCCAGTGCACAGGGATCCAGACTGGTGTATGGGAATGTCAGTCTTCATAAATGTATGTGTTATGTGAAGAGCAACATGGCTGGACATTGCTTAAAAGGTTTCCAGGCCTAAATTATCTGCAAAAATGCGGTCTGATAGAAAACAAACATTCGTGTTTGGTGACATAAGGAAGCTAATGTAAAGCTGCCATCTGCTCTACACCCCCGTCCTCCATCTCCATATTTTTGGGGAACACCACAAAACATTCTTCAAACTTTGTATTGCAACATGAAAACTTATGAGTGTCTTATTGTTTGTCTCCAGGATGGAAAATTTATTTAGAAATAACAAAAACCACCATTTCCTATTTCCTGCCACTGGATTCGTACGGGTCCTTGTATCAGCAGTATTTCGGGTGCCATAACTTCTTCTTTCCTTGCTCTTCTTGAACTCTACACACATTGGTTAAGTCAGCTTTATTCTGAAGGAATATTTTCTGGTGAATTTATCCTCAATCTGAGGGTGAATGTATCATCCATGTGGCTGCATAGAATAAATGTTAATTAAGATTTGTCACATCCCACTTTCCCATGGATGGTGTAGACCAACATAGAGGTTGTCTACTCCATTGGCCACCACATTTAAACGAAAGTCCAATGTATAAAGAAGATGTAAAAGTCCAAAGGATAAAGTTGAATATACACTTTCGAATGATTGCTCGGCTGACAGGTATTCTTCCTGATCGGCTGACCCAAATTTGCATTTGTTTTCAATGGTGAAATAAGCTGCTTCTATACACTTCTAGACACCTTTGTCCCATCAGGATACCTCTGGAGGTGGCTTATCTCTTCTGATAACAAAAGAATAAGGAATGCTGAAATCCAGCATGTTCAGCCCTTCTTTCCCCATCATCTGCCATCCGGAGAGAGTCAGAAGAACTTCATACAAATTAGATGGTTGACTGATCCTACCTTAATCTGTGTATGACCAGCCTTGAGCTTTCTTGTAGTCATAGACGTGGAAGGAGTTGCTGGAGGAAGGAGGAGCTGAAAACAATGAATCGTTTAATTCTGCATGGTCCATTCCAAACTGTTGCTGAATGATGTGGAAAGCATTTACAGAACCTTTTAGTTGATTTGTGGGCAGGAGAGTCATCGTTACGCAATAGACCTCTTATTTTCCTCTGTCTGTAGACCCAGACCTACTTAACCCATCAGCTCTTGCTATCACCCTTGACAGTAGGGTCGGATAGTACTTCACCATCACTTTTCCATTTCCTGTTGAAGACCAGGgtggcatgacctcaagctgATTTCTTCCTCCAATATGTGATATTGTCCAGGCATTTAAAAAAGGGTTAAGCTCCATGGTTCACTCCATCCATGATCAATCTATATAGGTGAATCCGGCCTTTTGTTGACCCCTTGAACCTTATAGAAGCTGAAGCTGTAGTAGTGGTCTCCAATCTATGGTCATCTAGCTGTTGCGAAACAACAATTCTACACGTCCTCTGAACACCATATGTTGTTAACCACAGAGCTACGTCTCTGTGTCCTTGGACTTCCAAGTCAAATAAGGAAAAACTATTTTCTTTATGCATGATCATTATTGTGTTTGTTCCTCAGTCCAACTCTGTCTTCTTCTTGCTATGTGACAATGTTTGGCTATAGATGTGTTCTTGATTGTACAGATTCATAGAGCTATAGttatttttcttactgatgatccaTTTTGTGTTTTAGGAAGGCAAGGTTAAAACCTTGGACCTTGCAGAGCAAGCATTCGATGACCAATACTTGGGGTGCAGAAGGGACACGGCCCGAAAACTGGAAGAAAATAATGTTCTTAACATTGAAAAAGAGAACAATAAGAACCTGAGGAGAGCCTGGAAAGAAGCCAATACCTTGTGGATGCGTAAGAAGGATGACTTAAAGGACATACTTCCTCAAGGGTTTGAAGATGATCATGGCATCGCTCTACTGACCTACACGAGTTTCATTAGAAAAGACTTCAGCAACGCAGTGAAATCAGCAGGAAAGTCCTACAGCAGCTACATGGATGACTTTGGCTACAAATGGCTTCACTTTTATGTCACCACAGCACTTGGCCTCCTGTCGCGGAGTAAGATGCGCAGTAATTACACAGTCTACAGCAGAATCAATGACCACATCCAGGTGCCACCAAATGGAAGCATCTATGTCAAGTTTGGCCACTTCTTATATACATCGTTAGATGAAGATGAAGCTGCGCTAATGGGCAACAACTCATTACTAATCATAGACAAATATCCAGGAGTCAGCATTGAACATTTCTCTCAATACCCCTCTGAACGAGAGGTTCTGGTCCCGGGATACGAGGTGTTCAATCTCTCCTTGGTGGAAGAGGAGGATACTTTCATGCTCAGGACGACACAGATGTTCTGCAGCAATTTTAACTGTGCTTACATTAAAGGTAGGTTCTGGCTTCTCAACCAGCCATCACCAGAGGCTTTTAGGGTTCAAAGGAATCTCTATTTTAACAATCCTTAATATTTCTGTGGACACCAACTACAGTCATTTGTTTTACTTGTACATAGCTCTATCTAATATGAGCCAGTGACACTAGTCCACCCGAGTCTAATAAGGCTGCGGTATGGCGTCACTCACAGCGGGGGTGCAGACTTCAACCTCAGTCTCTGGTTTTGGTAATGCAACTCCAGCCTTGGACTAATTCCAATCTCCTTGGCAGAGAAGACTTTCTAAGGGCATTTGAACACTTGGAAACAATACCAGTCATTTGCCCACGAGAAGCTTCtttcttttgttttcttttcttttttctttctctctctctttctttctttctcgctctctttctttttctctctctctttttcatttttttcttcctttctctctttttctttcttgttctctatttctctctctctctctttctgtctctatctctttctctctttttttccttcctttctttctttttttttctctctctgtctctctttttctttctaactttcttattatttctttctttctttttctctctgtctctctttttctttttctttctctttctctctctttttctttttttttcttcccttctcTCTCTTTATTActttatctttctctctctctttctctctctttcttcctttctctctttctttctttctttctttctttctctctctctat
This portion of the Bufo gargarizans isolate SCDJY-AF-19 chromosome 1, ASM1485885v1, whole genome shotgun sequence genome encodes:
- the LOC122926585 gene encoding ecto-ADP-ribosyltransferase 5-like isoform X2, whose amino-acid sequence is MTAAIRMSHWMRRAIVLFGFVMMVTSQEGKVKTLDLAEQAFDDQYLGCRRDTARKLEENNVLNIEKENNKNLRRAWKEANTLWMRKKDDLKDILPQGFEDDHGIALLTYTSFIRKDFSNAVKSAGKSYSSYMDDFGYKWLHFYVTTALGLLSRSKMRSNYTVYSRINDHIQVPPNGSIYVKFGHFLYTSLDEDEAALMGNNSLLIIDKYPGVSIEHFSQYPSEREVLVPGYEVFNLSLVEEEDTFMLRTTQMFCSNFNCAYIKGEKSKTSVHECMKTAASAASPGRMLAPGCSGLVLALLVAALL
- the LOC122926585 gene encoding ecto-ADP-ribosyltransferase 5-like isoform X1, which translates into the protein MTAAIRMSHWMRRAIVLFGFVMMVTSQEGKVKTLDLAEQAFDDQYLGCRRDTARKLEENNVLNIEKENNKNLRRAWKEANTLWMRKKDDLKDILPQGFEDDHGIALLTYTSFIRKDFSNAVKSAGKSYSSYMDDFGYKWLHFYVTTALGLLSRSKMRSNYTVYSRINDHIQVPPNGSIYVKFGHFLYTSLDEDEAALMGNNSLLIIDKYPGVSIEHFSQYPSEREVLVPGYEVFNLSLVEEEDTFMLRTTQMFCSNFNCAYIKGEKSKTSVHECMKTAAASAASPGRMLAPGCSGLVLALLVAALL